ATGCCACTAATTCACTTTGTCACTCACTCTACATCCTACTTGATTGTTCTATTCCCCTTATTTCATTCTTTAAGACATATGGACTCACTCATCTGCTCGCTCCATGCACATCATATTTGGCTAATTGCATGGTTTCCATTCAGATTTGTGAAATGACTCATGTTTTGATTTCGTTAAACTTGTGGTTAGATTGTTTTTCCGATTcctagtttaatttttttcattaaagttCAGTATGGataatatttacaatatatttCATACTAGTTTTCTTGTACTTCTTTAGTCTTATGACTTAATGCCCAATATATATGATTGTTGATAGCCTCCCTTGTTCTGTATGATTTTACTTTCTAGTAGAAATTGGTGTAATCTTTGGATGCGCGAACATTGACTTGCATGTGTGTTTCTAATTTTCTGTCAGGCCTTAAAAATTGTATGAGAAGTGGATATTCGTACATAGAAGGCATCGAACCGTTGCTTCTTTCCTTAAAGAAAAACAACTATGAGATGCATGCTTTTACAAACTACCCTATATGGTaatgcattttctttttctattatgaTCTGTGTTTTTGAGTTCATTGCTCATTACTGAATGTTTTGTATTGTAGGTACCAGTTGATTGAAGACAAGTTAAAACTATCAACATATATATCATGGACATTTTGTTCATGCACATTTGGTATACACACAATCCCTCTCTATTTTTGTGCCTCTTACATTGATAATCTTTTACATTGATAATCTTTTTCATTTAGCAATTTCTAGATTCTAGTGGAACAAAACAGTCTTGatttactttttcatatttcGCTTTGTTGTTCGTTGCTAAAGGATGCATTCAAACTATGCTGCATTgtaagttttatatattatacatcCTTTTTCAATGTGTTTCAGGAAAGAGGAAGCCTGATACTGAATTCTATAACGAAGTTGTGAGGCATCTTAATGTTGATCCAACAAATTGTATTTTCGTAGATGACAGGTTCCCACTCTCTTTATACTCTAGATCacttatcaaaatcaaaccacAGTATCACATAATTTACCTTCACACATTCATATAGGTCTCTATATACAAGTGTTTTCAAATGCTAGCATCTTGGGATTAGCATCAATTTATTTCTCTCCCTCTCAAGAAGCAGACATTGATGACCCCATCAGCAGATTATTTCTTTTGCCCCTGATCACAgccttcttttttattttaatcttccatgaaaatgattttttgaaggactaaatatgtttttaatgtgATTCGCTGTGATTTTagtcttctaatttttttcttcttgattttgttcatcataaattctaaaatgttataaaattggTCCCTATGATCCTGTAGTCATGTCATGTCACATATCAATTCAGAATACACTGTATCTTGGCATGGTTATAAGTTATATGCATGTCATGTTATTACTATCTGGTGATAGActatttcaaaatctgattaaAATATGAGAGTAACAATAGTTTTTTTAAGCACAGTAAACACATATTTAAACTTTGATTTGAGGCTTAAGAAGAGAGTGCACTCTTCCATAATTGGTCTGTTCTGTGACAAAATCACAAAGTAGATGGCTTTTGTAAACAAGGTGCCTGTGGTTTAAAAGAGTTGGATTTATTTGAATTGGTTAATCAGCAAATCTtgaactaatttattttaaagtatacttgatttttatgattattgtCTTAGGCAAACAAATGTGGAGGCTGCAACCGAAGTTGGCATCAGAGGTCTACATTTCAAGAATGTCAATTTACTGTGTGAAAAACTGTCATTGATGGGAATTGACATTTCAACAGATGAAGAATGATAGTTCCTTTTATGTTCAGTTTCTTAactacaatttattttttagatttattatattatatgcaAGTGGAagcaaataattataaataacaagTATTTCCAAATGTATATTTGTCGCAAGTTAGGTTTTCAACCTTTGAATAAATCAAAAGTTTTCTTAAGTGCTTTGTTATCTACAGTAGCATTCTTCACCCCAATTTGATATTGTAAtcttaatttgtattttatattatttctctatttcaattttaaaaactttaaagacATCCAAAACCTTAACTCGAGAACAAACTAAGCAGAGATatgtcaaaataattaaaaatgcacCCAAACtcctctgaacggacgccaggtgtcaagcgtcgaggatccgaaaatcagatagtggaaggcaggtatCGGCAGATGAGcgatttttttaaactttacgtcacactctctgcatgcatcttcttctccaaaattttgaaattctcatttctcctccttctctctaaaagctctcccttctctctaccaaaactcaccatttctcttctccgatcaccgttcacGCGtcgtagaagcacttccggtGTCCAGAGCTTCAGATTGAACCGAACGGTTTcgggttctgaactggtaagttcttcttctcgTTAACCGTTCGTTATATGGTACATGCataccaagttctggttgcatgatttCGTCTTGTCTGAGCCATTGTTGGTTTtctgttgtttggtttagttggAAGGATTGTTGAACgtgagggtagaaggaattgTAGTCAGGCGAACCTTAATTCTGCctctaggacgttcgttcacgctcagaggtaagggaagcttatttaatttaatttgtatgtttattgtgctgtatgaacgttcgttggattgactgaatgaatatgatgtatgatggttgatatgcttggattgtatgaagtatgaaaattgattatgatatgaatgtataaagttatgaaactttatgttaagaaatgagttggaAAATAAATGTGTCTGGTATGGAATTTACCTATGAAAgagtacgttcgtcactgaacggtcatcgaccgttcggtatttctaGTAAACTTGGTTAGGAtttgattctttcatttgggaagaatcctagttgaggacgagcgtcttcatTTCGAACTACTTTGCACAAGTGTTCGGCCATGCATAGTTGTGTCTTGGTATTCTGtgataaacttaagtatatatatatatatatatatatatatatatatatatatatatatatatatatatatatatatacatatatatgaaattgtatattttagttattcttaaacactactccaatAGTATCTTAGTATAATTATCAAActtcttctttttaagattAGTAGCacttggtcttataccaagtgttcgtcctaagcaagtgtttggtcttacaccaggcactcGTTCTAGCTCCTCAAGCTAAActtcataataagagcgttcgttcaagcctactagggttcgctcactatagtgttcagtctttgactgaCATTCTGATTTCTTGACACTAAACCCAAATAAGCTAAGTtttcataagcgttcggtttcttcatgggaattcttctaagtattattcttaGAAGGTCTCGAAGTGTCTGTATCCTTTGGTTACGGCATAAAGCCCTAGTACTGGGCATGGTCATTTCAGTGTTCGGTTGAAGTCCTCAAGAATCATTTCATCTAATTGACTCACTTTGTAATTAACGTTTGTTCCATTCatttattgtgatatttgattgtactcggtttctttctcaaatcGATAGTACCCTCTTAGTCTAAATCTATTATGaaactggagacctctcggtctcgctccaagtgttcggtcttgttctgAATCAGTGTTGAACGTTCGATATTAGGAACCCTTACGGATCTTTGTGAAAAATGTTTAAGTGAGATGAATACTAATGAAAGataagagaatatgatatggattgaaatgttttggattatggacgagcgttctggggaggaacgactcatagatgaatattggaattggtaaagtatgaatgtgggcatgctaggctggcggttcatcctgatgttccgtgagtactcgtcctcacgtagaggagggtaggtcatgtgtgggaacgacaggaggtcctagtccttatggttaatttggacagataggactaacctcgggtggcagctgttgaaggcatcccagttactacatcacccaggtgcacgaacgtcgtagctacatagatttcatacagtccggacagtcagtctagtaataggttTTGTATGATACATATATTGAAATTTACCTTGTGTGTTGATTGTTTGgaatgtatgtttatgcatgaattaaattacataagcttaccctatatTTTCctgttttgtacgtccgtctttgtcattgcaatgatcatccgtgtggatgtgagtagaaggaGACGTACTGCTGGAAGAGACACTGGAGGAAGAGAACCTGGTCgaggttgaagtgaagaccaAACAATAGAACGTTCGGTTAGTAGCTTAGTTGattgtaaggtggtcgttcgatcaccttccctttTTGTTTTAGTATGATCGTTCGGTAtcttcttttgtaaaccgttcggtcaggagTGTACCTTGTACAACTTTAATTTCTAGTAATgctttgtaaggtcgttcggccataaccgtACGCTCtgtttagtgtaagactgatctgagttattattaaatgtgattattcaACTCTATAGTTTtaaactgtatttttgggatattACAATCTACATATATTTTACAGAGAAATTATCTGTGTAAGTGATAAAGTATCTCAAACAATGTATATTTATGTCTAgacaacaaatatttatataaattatttgtagtAAATTTGAACTCTTTACACTTTTTTGGACTTGTTAGTTTTCTTACCTTAATGTAATATACATAGTCTCCAAATCATAAAAATCCATTATACTAAGTAGGCTATCATTTACtgattatataattttcaattgagATATGTTCCAATCAATCACGATGCTACAACATAGATGAAACTTTATTctataaatattcatataatttaaagtaGAATTGTTCTATAAATTAGTGGAGGTAAAGACCATCTCATTATTCACTAAAAccaataacttaaattttatttaaaaaaatgtaaacttaaaagaaaaacaaaaagtacaAGACTCGAAAAAGAAATCAAGTCCTTGTTAAAACTATGAAAGACTTCTTTTAACatgaaataaaatcatcaacTTAATTGCACTTTCCAAAAGCTTCTAGATATAAATCATGTAATACTCTATGTTTTGCATATgtgttataatcaattttaaccATATTGCATTCATACAAAACAAGCaaattattacttttcttcTCTATTAAATTCACCAAGCTTTAGAAATTCTTCTCTGTATCCcttctttttacaaaagaaaattttaattcgTTCTTTACATTTGGCCATGTGTTTATATTCCTTAAATTTGGATATTAAATTGAAGTTCCTTATAGTttcaaactttgatatattttaactattaaactttaaaaataaataaatgaatataattttcttaatttagtagtattaattttctttacgtgttaaacaacattttaatttaagataaaacATGTCAAACAGTATAAATATCTCAAATGACAagtcaaatttttttaacattaaaagaaatatatatatttatttttaaaatttagaactaaactctatcaaaatataaaacaaaaacgaatttcaattttatgtaaaaatttaaaactaaaaatatatttaaccattaatattcaataatttgattatgactaacttctttttcttattatttttataaatagttaaattcatcttttttttttccgcTAGTAACATATCTTTCTCTTTAACACGTATATATGAtcaataattcatttaaatgtCATCCATAAGTATAAGAGATTTCGAAAGAAGCATTATTAATGTCAATAGAAATACTATagtatataaagaaaaaatcaaacataataaTCTTCAAAACTTTCAATTGAGTAACAATTTTTCTTATGCAATTAATATGATCATACATCAtttaatctttgataaatttcaaGAATGAAAACTATATTATAAGAGTGTTGACAAAAATTTTATCATGTGATAAATTTTCATCAATAACCTCTAATAAATTTGTAacattttcatgtttttatataaaatctcATTATTTATAAGCATTATGAGGGGGTGTTTagatatttattctttttcataaatatcAATTACATCTATAATGTTGCTATAATGTTTGTTGGTAATAATTGGAGATTCTTTCTTCCTTTAACATAATAATatccaaatattttaattattttttactgcCAAACTTTATAATTGTTATCCTGCAATTTAAAAGTatcattttcaatataaaatattagaaactacatcgataatatatatatggttGGGCTCAGATGTCATTCGTGTTTGTGTCTTTCCGGTGAACCTCTTCCTTGATAGACCCAATAGTGGTATTAGAGTCGATAGTTTGTCTTGGTGACCGACTCAAACGAGTATAATGTTTCCTATATCAAAAGTCTTCCCGATGAATGATTTCAGGTAAGCGAGTTCCGTTAAGATGAACGACAATACGAAGGATTACTCGTGGTTATGGTTGGTTGGGAATGTTTAGTACCAATGTGTAAgagactcacccttgagggggagatttGTTGAGATCCAATCTAAGTATGAGCCCAAATCAcatattggataaaaatgagaaagtagaacactGTATAAATGTGAAAAACCCATTAACTCATTGCTTTAAAATTTTGGGTAGAAAGTGATCTCAATCCCTTGTATAGTTGGGTTCAAATAtcattggtgtttgtatctCTCATTCATAATTGAATCACAcattactgtttttttttattaagatttttaatattattggtgaagttttaataatttaaacttttaagaatatactatttttacttatttatatttttaatttgattacattcaaataaaaattagaatatactatttgaaatattattcaaCTTTTAGTACGTGACCTAAAACTAACGAGTCATTctcaattcatttttaaattatttacttataCTATCTTAATTTTTCTTGTACTTTAATATACATTCGAAAAAAGATCACATGATTTAATTATGTGCATTTCTATATATGAAAACTTTTCTCatattcttttatctttagtttatatttcaatttaaaaaataccccAGAATAGTTGTCCCTAATAACTATTTCGATATTGTTTCATTTGAGTGCTTTCTTTAGCTTTTCAACAAGCACAACTAAAATGATATTTAGAAGTCAAGTTTTTTGTGATAAAGCAACATATCATATTAATAACGTGCAATAGTTTCATGGCCTTATGAAAccatttattagtttaaaattttttgtagGGATAGTACAATATTTTATACagaaacaactaaaaaatataataaacattttctaaaagaattgTTATAATTAACAGTTTTAATACATAATTATGGAACATATTCAAAAGATATTTTGTATCATTTACAATAATCTAAACTGAAATTCTTATTTGCGTAGTTATAGTTATTGTTGCTGATCAAACTATTTTTTCAAACAgccaaaatgaaacaaaaggtTCTCTATCAAATTGATAAAACCATAATTTATGAGTATATGGTGTCTAATTATTATACtatataattgaaaacataGTATTGTTGTGGTGGAAGAGAGTAGATATTTGGAGCAGAGTGTGGTGGGTGAGTAGTTTTTTGTTTGGAAGGAGAAGCAAACATGTCTTACTGTGCTAAGCCTTTGACCTTGCAACTGCAGTTGCACTCAAGAACATCATCGTCATCGTTCCAATCCCATGTTGGAGGAGTAACAGTAACAACCTCAACACTGTCTCTTCGGCCCTCTCCTTCTCTTGTTTTCACCCACAACCTCCATTTCCAACCCAAAATCAAACGCGCTTCCACAACCATTCGATGCGCCTCTGGTACTGCTACTCTTCTTCCCTTTCATGAGTTTTCGTTTAAACGCGCTAAAGTTTCAATCTTTAATGTTCCCATATGAATTGCTAGCTTCAACTTTTCACAATTCACTGTAATCCCCCTTTGGGAGTAGCTCCAATTCAATGAGTCAGGGATAGTAAGGATGATGAAATATGTACCCTATATCAATTCTTTTGGAGATGTGCAGTTACttcaccatttttttaatatttttttcctatcAGAATTGGGGTTTTATCTCATTAATCTGTTTACTAAAAGTTTGGACCGTATGCGTACTAAATGTGGAGATGCTCCAATTCTGATTGGAGAACATGGAAACATTTAGATTTCTTTGATATCTATTTTTAGAAACTacttttagttttcaaaatgcAACTAGGTTGTATAGACAGCTGGTGCTGGGCGGTACAAGAGACTTATATGAGTGTGGAATTGAGGGAGAGGTTGGACAAGATgaaaacagaagaagaaaaatgagaaaacaaCTTACAATTGCtttcttatgttttctttttttggttttgaaacGCTTGTTCTGGAAACTATTTTCGAAAAAC
This sequence is a window from Vigna angularis cultivar LongXiaoDou No.4 chromosome 2, ASM1680809v1, whole genome shotgun sequence. Protein-coding genes within it:
- the LOC108328834 gene encoding uncharacterized protein LOC108328834 isoform X2; translation: MHPNSSERTPGVKRRGSENQIVEGSSPFSLPKLTISLLRSPFTRRRSTSGVQSFRLNRTVSGSELLEGLLNVRVEGIVVRRTLILPLGRSFTLREGDVLLEETLEEENLVEVEVKTKQ
- the LOC108327943 gene encoding flavin mononucleotide hydrolase 1, chloroplatic, producing MVLMGGVGVPSFSTCCLFQTRPTRRLCLKFRLKPSSSHSVTTMALTNNTNERKLPVLLFDIMDTLVRDPFYQDVPAFFGMSLKELIDIKHPTAWIEFEKGLIDEMELARKFFKDGRDFDLEGLKNCMRSGYSYIEGIEPLLLSLKKNNYEMHAFTNYPIWYQLIEDKLKLSTYISWTFCSCTFGKRKPDTEFYNEVVRHLNVDPTNCIFVDDRQTNVEAATEVGIRGLHFKNVNLLCEKLSLMGIDISTDEE
- the LOC108328834 gene encoding uncharacterized protein LOC108328834 isoform X1, which produces MHPNSSERTPGVKRRGSENQIVEGRYRQMSDFFKLYVTLSACIFFSKILKFSFLLLLSKSSPFSLPKLTISLLRSPFTRRRSTSGVQSFRLNRTVSGSELLEGLLNVRVEGIVVRRTLILPLGRSFTLREGDVLLEETLEEENLVEVEVKTKQ
- the LOC108328834 gene encoding uncharacterized protein LOC108328834 isoform X3, which codes for MHPNSSERTPGVKRRGSENQIVEGRSTSGVQSFRLNRTVSGSELLEGLLNVRVEGIVVRRTLILPLGRSFTLREGDVLLEETLEEENLVEVEVKTKQ